The genome window CCTGGTTTCGGAAATCTACCAGGCCAGGCGCTCCAGGTGCTCGATCAGCTCGGCGCTCACGCGGCTCCCGGCCTTCCCCGAGTCGCTCACCGCGTACCGGCAGCCGCCGACTCCTTTTCCCTTGGAGCAGGGGATGACCCCTGCTCGCAGCGCCGCCCGCAGCGTCCGACGCCACATCTCCTCTTCCCTGCTTACGCGGGCGCTCCGACGTGACATAAGCGGCGCGCCGCGATGACGTGGGTGCGGCGCCGCACCTTCCACTGCCGGGCTGGTCGCCATGAACAGCGTGGGGGAGGCCTGCACCGATATGAAGCGCGAGTACGACCAATGCTTCAACCGCTGGTTTGCCGAGAAATTCCTCAAGGGCGACGGCTCCGGGGACCCCTGCACCGACCTCTTCAAGCGCTACCAGCAGTGCGTGCAGGTGAGCTCCGTTCGGGGAGGGGCCGCAGGTGCAGCTCCTGGGGCCGGGGATGGGGAAGTGGGCCCTGCGGGACCAGCGCGCTCCCTCCTCTGTGACCCTGGCTCCCCCGGGCGGGTTGCACAGGTGGGTTTCGGGAAGAAGTCCCTCGTCCCCTGCCCCGTGTGTTCACTGAAGGTGGGTGCGCGCCTGAGTCTTCGTCCTCCACCGCGCTGTGATGACTCCTGAGACCGCAGAGGGACCGCGGCTGCGTAAGCTCCGAACGAGGGGGCTGCGCCCGGGAGCTCCCCTAAGGAGGGGACCACTTTTTCGTTCCGCTCCCCGGGGCCAGGACCACGGGGACGGGTGACATTGAACTTTGTTTTGGGGGGATGGACTCAGCTGCTGAGTAAGAGTCCCCGAATATCGGCGATGAAAGAAACAAAGGTGGGCTGGGTCAGCCTTTACCGAGGGTGCGGTCGTCTTGTGTACCTTAGTTGCGGAAGACGTTCCTTACTGTATATATGTAGCTTTCACAGCAGGAACCCGTGTCAAtgtccattaaaatgtaatttctcaATCTACAGAAAGCCATAAAGGAGAAGGAGATTCCTATAGAAGGACTGGAGTTCATGGGCCATagcaaagaaaaatctgaaagctCTTCTTGACCTCGACAGCATCCTTCAGGATGACCTTTTCAACTACAAACATTGAGACATTAAAGACTGTACTGTGGTCCCTGAAGATGACCACTGGTTTTACCAGCTTTTTAGAGGAAAGTTCCATTAAGTTTCTTTTCAGAAGGTCTGTATGACCTTTAGATTATCTGCTTCCAGGTGGTGGTAGAAGACACCTAGCTGGGGTGGCATCTTACAGTATCAAACATGGCATAAGAGAACGATTCTTCAGATGATCAGAATGTTACTTGGTCTGCTGCTCTTATAATACAGTTTGCGTTTAAGTAATCAATGCAGGAGTCAGGATGGCTAGGTCGTCCTGAATGCTGAATCCATG of Antechinus flavipes isolate AdamAnt ecotype Samford, QLD, Australia unplaced genomic scaffold, AdamAnt_v2 unplaced_scaffold349, whole genome shotgun sequence contains these proteins:
- the LOC127543340 gene encoding TP53-regulated inhibitor of apoptosis 1, whose amino-acid sequence is MNSVGEACTDMKREYDQCFNRWFAEKFLKGDGSGDPCTDLFKRYQQCVQKAIKEKEIPIEGLEFMGHSKEKSESSS